The segment CCCTGACACCTAACCTATAGCACATTGCCTAAGGCTATCAGGGCTGTGTGACACCTCTGGGGCTTTATGTTAAGAGGATCCAGATAAATCCTGATTAGGACAGATCATCTCTGGATTAGATCCGGAATAGAGCAGTTTAAAACGAACAGCCCAGAGCCTAGCATACGCAAGGAAAGACGCAAGTAAATAGACAAGCGATGCACACTATATTGATGGTATAGTACTGATATAAAAAAATAGAAAAGGAATAGATAGGATTCTattatttatatttaaaaaaaaattaagaacaaattcttatttacaatgacggcctaccccggcaaacccggacaacactgggccaattgtgcgccgccctatggaactcccaatcacatccggatgtgatttagcctggattcaaaccagggactgtagtgacgcctcttgcactgagatgcagtgccttagaccgctgcgctactcgggagccATTATGAGATATCGTTGGAAAACAACATATATGAGAAAATGAATATGCAAACCAAGTAATTGTCAACAACTCCTCAGTAATGTTTCTGTTGTAACCAGATCAAAGCGAACTATAGGTCAGGTTCCCCTTCAGACAGATCTATGGTTGCATACGTGTTATGTGAAGTTAGGGGGTTGTACCAGTAATGCCAGCGGCTCCCATGCCACCCTGGGTCCTAATCCATCCAGAGCCTcagtgggaggagggagggatggagggagggcgaGTGAGTATAGGCCTCATCCTTTAACTGGAGCTGACAACAGGCCAGTTAGGGTAGGTCACTATAAATTAAGCAACGTACTGGGATGTCCGACCATGAAACAGATTTGTTGAATCCAATCTAGAATCTAAACTCCTAACTCTTCCTATCATCCTCCCTCTGTAGAGTCTACAAGAAGACCAGCGGCAACGAATCGGTAAGAACCCCCTTTGACATCATCACTGAGGGACACACTGGTCAGGGCCTGCTCTGATGCACTTATCGCTTAACAGAGCAGGAATCCATAGGCTTTCTCCAACAGAGCCAACCTATATGTATACAGTACTGTGATTCTTCTGGCTCCATCAAGATAACTGATATTAGACCTATCCATATGGTGTTGATGTCAGGCAGGAAGTAACCTCTTGCTTTCCTTTTCCCTTTTTCCTAGATTGCTCTCTACCTGGGGAAGAGAGACTTTGTGGACCATGTGGAGAGTGTTGACGTTGTCGGTGTGTTATAAAGTTCTCTGAATATCTTTAGGCGTTACTGCTCTTTACAGAGTAGTgtaaatgtgagtgtgtgtgttatatctacatCTTCTCTTGCAGATGGGGTGATCAAGGTAGACCCCGCTGAACTTGAAGGCAGGAAAGGTAACATTCAGTTGATTTCACTGTATCTATTGAACCCTGAAAACATGCATGAAGTCACATTCAACCAATCGAGGTTCAGTCTTAATACCGAAGCCCTATCTTTCTGCAGTATGGGTGTATCTGGCATGCGCCTTCCGTTATGGTAGTGACGACCTGGATGTGATcggactgtcattcagaaaagaCATCTGGGTTAAAAGGATGCAGATCTACCCTGTTGTTGACACCAAACCACCCAACACCCCCATGCAGGAGGCCCTCCTGAAGAAATGCGGAGACCAAGGCCATCCCTTCACTTTCACTGTGAGTCTCACTGTGTTGCCTTCCATCTCATCCTTCACATGGCATCCCACAATATGTCAGTGCAGAGCTCACTGTTCAGCCACACAAAGTGTGATTACGGTCCACTCTCTTAGACGGTGTTGGAAACCACATCAGAGGCTTCAGGGAATGAATGGACATACTAGACTGTTGGTTTGTATCTATTCACATCTCATCACTTCTTCCTTCCTGTCCATTTCAGATTGATACCAACCTGCCATGCTCAGTCGGCCTTCAGCCTGCACCAGAGGATGCTGGCAAGGTACGTtagtttctctctttctttcgctctttCAATCTCTCGTTTTAAACCTTTCATTAAAGACAAATGTTTTCTACCCCTGCAGTCTTGTGGTGTTGACTATGAGGTGAAAGCATACATCGCCAAGGAGGCAGATGACCCTGATGAGAAAATTAGCAAGAAGTATGTATTAGTGGAATGCCACAAATTTCACACAACTGTACAGTACATGCCATTTGCTGTTGCTAGGAATCAGATTATTGTGTATTCTGatggttttctccctctcttcctctctcctgtcaggGACACTTGCCGTCTGATAATTCGCAAGATCCAGTTTGCCCCAGGCAAAGTTGCTGCAGGACCAAAGGCTGACATCAGCAAGAACTTCATGATGTCTGACAAGCCAGTCCACCTGGAGGCCTCCATAGAGAAGGAGGTAGGCCTGTAGACTTTTATTCTGTAAGCCTAGGAGAACATTGATTACTGTGCTAGTTTTCTATTGATGGGTCATTCTGTATGAtaccttttgatttgaacatgttTGCTTTGATTTGGTGACCTTCAGCTCTATTTCCATGGAGACCCAATCCCTGTAAATGTCAAAATCAACAATGAAACCACCAAAGTGGTGAAGAAAATAAAAATTACAGGTGAGTGGTTGTGACGCGAGTTCTCATTGCGTTTGTACATGTGTTTCAAATCTTGATTATGGCTGAAACATCTCTTTCTGACCAGTTGAGCAGACAACAGAGGTGTTGCTTTACCAGTCTGATAAATATTCCAAGACGGTTCTTACTGAGGAATTTGCGTAAGTCAAGAACACATTCATTCCATTACTACTGCAATCTAGAATTACTAAGCCTTATGTCTATCTTACCCCAATACTCAAACAATAATAAAGTATATTTGGATTTTCACTGTTGGTGGATCACAACTTCCTGTTTGTGTGGTCGTCCTGTGCAGGGAGGAAATAAAAGGTGAATCCACCCTGGAGAAGACGTTCACGGTGATCCCTCTGCTGTCCAACAACAAAGAGAAGCGTGGTCTGGCCGTGGACGGCAGACTAAAGGATGAGGATACCAACCTGGCTTCCACCACAATGTGAGTCAGTGGGTTCTCCAAGACATAGCTCAACCACACCCTCCTTTCCTTCTGTAGATgatgattaaaaaaaacatttactgcATTTAAATGCCTGCCTCCTTgtcctgtcctcccctctcctagCATCCGTCCTGGCATGGATAAAGGAATGCAGGGAATCATGGTCTCTTACAAAATCAAGGTGAACCTCTTGGTCTCCAGCGGAGGCCTCTTGGGAGGCCTAACAGCCAGGTAAGAACCGGAGTTGATATATGACATAcatgtatatactgaacaaaaatgtaaacgcaacatggaaagtgttggtcccatgtttcatgagctgaaagaaaagatcccagaaatgaaCTATATGCataaaaagcgtatttctctcaaatgttgtgcacaaatttgtttacatccctgtaagtgagcatttctcatttgccaagataatccatcagcctgacaggtgtggcatatcaagacgctgattaaacagcatgatcattccacaggtgcacgttgtgctgggtacaataaaaggccactctaaaatgtgcagttttgttacacaagACAATGCCTCAGATGTCTCCAAGGTTGAGGGAGAGTGCAgttggaatgtccaccagagctgttgccagagaattgagttcatttctctaccaatgttgttttagagaatttggcagtacgtccaaccggctttaacaaccacagaccatgtgtaatcacgccagcccaggacctccacatctgatttcttcacctgcaggattgtctgacACTAGTCACccggacaactgatgaaactgagtttgcacaaccgaagaatttctgcacaaactgtcagaaatagtctcagggaagttcatctacgtgctcgtcgtcctcaccagggtcttgacttaACTGCAGTTCGGCATTGTAACCGACTtcggtgggcaaatgctcaccgaTGAATCCGAGGCAGGCACTGTAaacgggcagatggcagacagcgtgcatGGCATTGtatgggtgagcggtttgctgatgtcaacgttgtcaacagagtgccccatggtggcagtggggttatggtatgtgcaggcataagctacggacaatgaacacaattgcaatttggcaatttgaatgcacagagataccgtgacgagatcctaaggcccattgtcgtgccattcatctgctgccatcgccgcatgtttcagcatgataatgcacggtcccatgtcacaaggatctgtacacaattcctggatgctgaaaatgtcccagttcttccatggcctgcatactcaccaaaaATGTCACCCACTgagtatgtttgggatgctctggatcgacgtgtatgaccgcgtgttccagttcccgccaatatccagcaactttgcacagcgattgaagaagagtgggacaacattccacaggccacaatcaacagcctgatcaactctatgtgaaggagatgtgtcgcgctgcatgaggcaaatagtggtcacaacagatactggctggttttctgatccacgcccgtATCCTACCTtttattaaggtatctgtgaccaacagatcgatatctttattcccagtcatgtgaaatccatagattaggccctaatttattgttcaattgactgatgtccttacatgaactgtaagtcagtaaaatctttgaaatggttacatgttgcgtttatatttttcttcagtgtatATACATACTGTGTGTTAGTGAGGCATTGTTGGACAGATTATGTTGCCCACTGACAATGTAAATGTTTGTTTCGCCACAGTGATGTCGGAGTAGAAGTCCCCTTGATATTGATGTCCCCCAAACCCGCAGATGTGTAAGTACAACTCTACTATGTGGTTAATCAGTGTGACATGGCTGATTAATGTGTGATGATATTCTGGCATGTGTGACTATTTCAGTTTTTCCAATGATTCAATATTTTCCAATTGTTTCCATAAGAATTCTGATCTTATGTGTTTGTGCATTTCTTGAACTACAGCCCAGTGGAGTAAATGCCTCTGTAGCGCAGGTGAGGTCACTCCCAATGTAACATGTTTTAGGCCTGATGTTCACTTCTTCAAGGGATGCCAAAGCTATATTTGGCAACAATGGGAAAGGGTTGAAATTTTTGCATGGAAAAGAAATGTTTTGCGTTGCCCTTAGGAGATGCAATCAAGGTATAGAATTACACCAGCCTTAGCTCTTAAGTAAAGAAGTGCACAATGTCGACACAATGTATCCTCTTGCTAGGCTAAAGTATTGTGTTGCAAAATGAACACATACTTGGATAAATATGCCAGTTAAAGATGATAGAGATTCTACTGCAGCACAGTGCACAAGATATCGCGGTTTGATAGTGGActcaaaagaaagaaagaattgaACAGAACCA is part of the Salvelinus fontinalis isolate EN_2023a chromosome 6, ASM2944872v1, whole genome shotgun sequence genome and harbors:
- the arr3b gene encoding arrestin 3b, retinal (X-arrestin): MAKVYKKTSGNESIALYLGKRDFVDHVESVDVVDGVIKVDPAELEGRKVWVYLACAFRYGSDDLDVIGLSFRKDIWVKRMQIYPVVDTKPPNTPMQEALLKKCGDQGHPFTFTIDTNLPCSVGLQPAPEDAGKSCGVDYEVKAYIAKEADDPDEKISKKDTCRLIIRKIQFAPGKVAAGPKADISKNFMMSDKPVHLEASIEKELYFHGDPIPVNVKINNETTKVVKKIKITVEQTTEVLLYQSDKYSKTVLTEEFAEEIKGESTLEKTFTVIPLLSNNKEKRGLAVDGRLKDEDTNLASTTIIRPGMDKGMQGIMVSYKIKVNLLVSSGGLLGGLTASDVGVEVPLILMSPKPADVPVE